The segment CGGCTTGCCCATCCCCCTCGCAACGACCGCCGCGTGCGAGGTCGCGCCGCCCTTTTGCGTGAGGATTCCCTCGGCGGCGATCATTCCGTGCACGTCGTCGGGATTGGTCTCGGTGCGAACCAAGATCGTCTTGCGCCCCTGCTCTTTCCACGCGACGGCGTCCTCGGCCGAAAAAACGATCTGCCCGGCCGCGGCTCCCGGCGAGGCGTTGAGGCCCTTGCACGCGACCTCAACGCTCTGATCCGGATCGATCCGTGCGTGAAAGAGCTGATCGAGCGACTGCGCGCTCACCATTCCGACGGCACGCCGCTTGTCGATCAAGCCCTCCCCGACCAGATCGCAGGCGATTTTGACGGCGGCCTCGGCGCTGCGTTTGGCATTGCGGGTCTGCAGCATGAAGAGCTTGCCGCGCTCGACGGTAAACTCGAGGTCCTGCATATCACGATAGTGGCGCTCGAGGCGTTCGGCGATCTTCTCGAACTGCGCGAAGACCTTCGGCTGACGGCGCGCGAGGTCGGAAATCTTCTCGGGCGTTCGTATGCCGGCGACGACGTCCTCGCCTTGAGCATTGCTGAGGTACTCACCGAAGAGCACGCGTTCGCCGGTGTTCGGGTTGCGCGTGAAAGCGACACCGGTCCCCGAGTCCTCGCCCATGTTTCCGAAGACCATCTCCATCACGTTGACGGCGGTGCCCCAATCGTCGGGAATCTTATTGTAGCGGCGGTAGTCGACGGCGCGCTTGGAATGCCAGGAGTCGAAGACCGCTTCGATCGCGGCGACGAGCTGCGCGTTGACCTCCTGGGGAAAGTTCTTGCCGTGTTCGCCGACAATCGCCTTGAAACGCGAGACGAGCCTCTTCCACGTAGCGGCGTCGAGCTCGGCATCGGTGCGCACGCCCGCGGCATTCCTCGCCTCCTCGATCAGCTCTTCGAAGTGGTCCTTCGGTATGCCGAGGACGACGTTGGAGAACATCATAATGAAGCGCCGGTAGGCGTCCCACGCGAAGCGCTCGTTGTTGGTGAGCCGCGCCAGGCCTTCGACGGTTTCGTCGTTGAGCCCGAGATTGAGAATCGTATCCATCATGCCCGGCATCGAGACGCGCGCGCCGCTGCGCACGGAGACGAGCAGCGGGTTTTCGATCGAGCCGAACCCCTTGCCGGTTCGCTTTTGCAGCTCGGCCATCGCCGCGTCAATCTCGGCCTGCAAGCCGTGCGGAAAATGCCGTCCGGAGTCGTAGAAGCTCAGACACGCTTCGGTTGTGATCGTAAAGCCCGAGGGAACGGGCAAGCCGGCCGCGGTCATCTCTGCGAGCCCCGCCCCCTTGCCGCCGAGCATGTTGCGCTCGGCGTTGGGGTCGGACTGCGACGCCAGCACGCGCCCTTCGTCGAAGAAGTAGACGAACTTACTCATTGGAGAGACGATCCCGTAGATAGGCCTCGAGCGCCTCGCCCGGCACGCGCTCCTGTGCCATCGAATCCCGCGAGCGCACGGTCACGCTGCCGTCGCCGAGCGTTTCGTAGTCGACGGTGATGCAGAACGGCGTGCCGATTTCGTCCTGGCGGCGATAGAGCTGGCCGATGTTGCCCTCGTCGTACTGCGTTCGCAGCTTGCGGCGCAACGCCGCTTCGATCGTCGTTGCGCGCTCGACGAGCTCCGGCTTGTTGCGGGCCAGCGAAAAGACCGCCGCCTGCACGGGCGCGATGAACGGATGAAAGCGCAGCACGGTGCGTTCCGTCTCCTTGCCGTTGGGATCGACGCTGCGCTCACGCTCGTAGGCGTCGATGAGGAAGGTCAGCGTCGTTCGGTCCATACCCGCAGAGCTTTCAATGAGCAGCGGCGTGTAGTGCGTCTTGCTCGCTTCATCGAAGAAACGCAGATCCTTGCCCGAAAGCCTCATGTGCGCGTCGAGATCGTACGTGCCGCGATGCGCGATCGATTCGAGCTCCCCCCAACCCCACGGAAAGAGGTACTCGACGTCGATGCCGGCCTTGGCGTAGTGCGGGCGCTCGGCGTCGGTCAGCTCGTAGAAGCGCAACCGGTCCGAGGCGATGCCGTAGCTCGCGTACCATTCCTTGCGGCGGTCGACCCACGCGCGAAAGACCTCCAGATCGTGGCCGTCGTCGGGAACGAAATACTCGAGCTCGGCCTGCTCGAACTCGCGCACGCGAAACGTGAAATTACCCGGCGTAATTTCGTTGCGAAACGACTTGCCGATTTGCGCCACGCCGAAGGGCGGGCGCTTGCGCGCGCTCTGATAAATGTTCTTGAAGTTGACGAAAATGCCCTGAGCCGTCTCCGGGCGCAGATATGCGACGGCCGACGTGTCCTCCATCGGCCCAACGGTAGTGCGCATCATCAGATTGAAGTTGCGCGGCTCGGTAAACGAGTCTTTGCTGCCGCAGTCCGGGCACTGCGACCGGTCCTTGAGGTGATCGGCGCGAAAGCGGTGCTTGCAGACCTTGCAGTCGACCATGACGTCGTGAAAAGCATCGATGTGTCCCGAGGCCTTCCAGACCATCGGATGCATGATGATCGACGAATCGAAGGGCACGACGTCGTTGCGCAGCTCGACGGTGTCGCGCCACCAGGCCCGTTTGACGTTGCGCTTGAGCACGGTTCCCAGCGGTCCGTAGTCCCAGAAACCGTTGATGCCCCCATAGATCTCGCTGGATTGAAAGATAAAGCCGCGCCGCTTCGCAAGCGCGGTAACCTCTTCCATCGTCACGCGGCGAGGCGATGCAGCAGTCTCCACTTGGGCGCTAGGTTTTGCGCTCGTCTCGCAAACCCCCGCCGTAACGGCGACCGCGCCATTCGACGCCGCCTCCAACGTACGAGCGATAGACCGACGTCGCAAAGATCGCAAGCGTCAGGGCGAACCCGAGCGGCAGCGCGGCTCCCGAACCCGGGCGAAAGCGCGAGCGGCGCATTCCGATCTCGGCGGCCACAACGACGGCGGCCTCCGAGAGGCCGAGGATCGCGGCGGCTAGCCACTGCCGCTCGATCAGCAGCCAGAGCAGCGCAAGGGGCGTTAGCGGCGAGACGCAGGCGAGCAGCAGCGTTCCAGCAATCGTATCGAAGGGGCGCCCCCGCGCGCCGACGGCGAAGTTTTTGACGAAGCCTTGCCAGATCTCCGCAAACGACGCGTACATCCGCGTGCGAACGAGACCGGCGGCGCCGACGAGAAAGATCCCAAAGCGCCCGTCGCGCTTGAAACGGCGGGCCAGCTCGAGATCTTCGGCGATCTCGCCGCGCACCGCCTGATGACCGCCGATCCCTTCGTACGCCCTTCGCGAGCAGAGAATGTACTGCCCGTTGAAGATCGCGACGTCGCGCTTGCGCGGATCATTCACGTCGTCGACTGCGCCGATCCCAAGCATGATGACGAAAAGAATCGTGGGCAAGAAGAGCCGTTCGGCGAGCGAGATCGTCTCCTGGTCGGTCAGTAGGCTGACGACGTCGTAGCCGTCCGCGAGCGCGCGCTGCTGCGCGGAAGCGGCCGCGGCCGCTTCGTGCTCGGTATCGGCGTCGGTGAAGAGCAGCCACTCGCCGTGGGCGCGGCCGGCGCCCTGCCAAAGCGCCCAGGGCTTGCCGATCCAACCCTCGGGCAACGCGTCACCGGCCACCACATGCAGGCGTTTCTCGCCGGCCGCGAGCTCGTCGAGGATGCTGCGTGTCGCATCCGTCGAGCGGTCGTCGACCGCGATCACTTCGAAATTCGGATGCGCGGTGGCCAGCAGCGAGCGGACGCAGCGCGCAACGTTGCGCTCCTCGTTGCGCGCCGGTACGACG is part of the Candidatus Cybelea sp. genome and harbors:
- a CDS encoding glycosyltransferase family 2 protein is translated as MIGIVAPVALLVLGNVIIAWRSFDVVLRSNAAIDTKEAVPNLPSLSIVVPARNEERNVARCVRSLLATAHPNFEVIAVDDRSTDATRSILDELAAGEKRLHVVAGDALPEGWIGKPWALWQGAGRAHGEWLLFTDADTEHEAAAAASAQQRALADGYDVVSLLTDQETISLAERLFLPTILFVIMLGIGAVDDVNDPRKRDVAIFNGQYILCSRRAYEGIGGHQAVRGEIAEDLELARRFKRDGRFGIFLVGAAGLVRTRMYASFAEIWQGFVKNFAVGARGRPFDTIAGTLLLACVSPLTPLALLWLLIERQWLAAAILGLSEAAVVVAAEIGMRRSRFRPGSGAALPLGFALTLAIFATSVYRSYVGGGVEWRGRRYGGGLRDERKT
- a CDS encoding glycine--tRNA ligase, producing the protein METAASPRRVTMEEVTALAKRRGFIFQSSEIYGGINGFWDYGPLGTVLKRNVKRAWWRDTVELRNDVVPFDSSIIMHPMVWKASGHIDAFHDVMVDCKVCKHRFRADHLKDRSQCPDCGSKDSFTEPRNFNLMMRTTVGPMEDTSAVAYLRPETAQGIFVNFKNIYQSARKRPPFGVAQIGKSFRNEITPGNFTFRVREFEQAELEYFVPDDGHDLEVFRAWVDRRKEWYASYGIASDRLRFYELTDAERPHYAKAGIDVEYLFPWGWGELESIAHRGTYDLDAHMRLSGKDLRFFDEASKTHYTPLLIESSAGMDRTTLTFLIDAYERERSVDPNGKETERTVLRFHPFIAPVQAAVFSLARNKPELVERATTIEAALRRKLRTQYDEGNIGQLYRRQDEIGTPFCITVDYETLGDGSVTVRSRDSMAQERVPGEALEAYLRDRLSNE
- the ppdK gene encoding pyruvate, phosphate dikinase; the encoded protein is MSKFVYFFDEGRVLASQSDPNAERNMLGGKGAGLAEMTAAGLPVPSGFTITTEACLSFYDSGRHFPHGLQAEIDAAMAELQKRTGKGFGSIENPLLVSVRSGARVSMPGMMDTILNLGLNDETVEGLARLTNNERFAWDAYRRFIMMFSNVVLGIPKDHFEELIEEARNAAGVRTDAELDAATWKRLVSRFKAIVGEHGKNFPQEVNAQLVAAIEAVFDSWHSKRAVDYRRYNKIPDDWGTAVNVMEMVFGNMGEDSGTGVAFTRNPNTGERVLFGEYLSNAQGEDVVAGIRTPEKISDLARRQPKVFAQFEKIAERLERHYRDMQDLEFTVERGKLFMLQTRNAKRSAEAAVKIACDLVGEGLIDKRRAVGMVSAQSLDQLFHARIDPDQSVEVACKGLNASPGAAAGQIVFSAEDAVAWKEQGRKTILVRTETNPDDVHGMIAAEGILTQKGGATSHAAVVARGMGKPCVAGCEAVRIDRHHKRASFNGSELGEGDWITIDGTTGNVAVGELRLIPPPSRLPEWLATFLSWADELRRMQVWANADTPEDAAKARELGAQGIGLCRTEHMFMQQARLPIVHQMILATSETEREKALERLLPFQRDDFYGILSAMEGLPVTIRLLDPPLHEFLPSLEELLVETTEIRLTKGVKSPEYHEREALLRRVQQLHEQNPMLGLRVCRLGIVFPEIYEMQVRAIFEAACELKREGVDARPEIMIPGVGTKEEMQVTRDAAKRVADEVLAVHGTALAYHIGTMIELPRACIVADELAGCAEFFSFGTNDLTQTTYGYSRDDAEGSFIPVYLDKKILKDDPFQVLDRRGVGGLMRQAVELARPVREGIKIGICGEHGGEPSSVAFCDQLGLDYVSCSPYRVPIARLAAAQSAIGVLR